The Methanocalculus alkaliphilus genomic sequence AGATGCAGGGCTCTCCACCATTGCTATCACCGATCATGATACGATCGATGGCATCGAAGAGGCATGCCGAGCTGGCCGCGAGTTTGATCTGGAGGTGATCCCTGGAATCGAACTCTCTACAATAGACGGCAAAAAGGAGATTCATATCCTGGGTTATTTCATTGATCCCACGAATTGCAGTTTAAATGCCATCATCCAAAAGATGATTGATGCCCGGGAGAATCGGGCTGTTCGTATGGTGGAGAAACTCAATGAGCTTGGGATCGAGATTACCGTTGAAAGGGTGCGTGAGATTTCAGGAACAACATTTATCGGCAGACCGCATATTGCGCGGGTAATGCAGGAGATGGGCTATATTGAAGAGCAGTCTGAAGCATTCACAACAGAGTACATCGGCAGCGGCGGAAGGGCATATATTGAGCGGTTTAAGATAACGCCCGCGGATGCCATCTCACTGATTCATGAGGCTGGCGGTGTGGCTGTTCTTGCGCATCCAGGTTATCTTGGTGATCGGAGTACGCTTGGTGAAGAAGATATTGCGCGGTATGTCGGGTTAGGGTTGGATGGGGTGGAGGTGTATTATGCAAAGCATACAGAAGAGCAGGTTGAGTATTATAAGGGATTGGCACTTACGTATGGGTTGATGATGACCGGGGGATCGGATTTTCATGGTGGGGATGGGGAGAGTATTGGGTGGTAAAGTTGAGGTTGCTTTTCAAAATGATTAATAAACTTATGATGTAACAAGAGCAGCATGCGTCAAGATGAACAAGATGGGAGTTCATATGCATTTTCATTCAAAAGGGAAGGATATGAATAACTCTGAAAGAATTGATCGAATAACTTCCCAATCTATTACTATGAATTTATAGGAAATGGTTTGTATAGATGGAATAATCAGGAGCAAACGATGTTAATAAATAGAATTGGTTTTTTCCTAATAGATCCTCGTCAAATCGACTATTATAATAATATTTTTAAAAATCTTGAAAGAGATGAATTTGAAATTATTGTAAATGATTTGGCTTCTAGTAATGAAAAGAATGAAATACTGAAGTATATTTCTGATTATGGGTACAACTTTAAAAATCTTAGTGATTTATTGAGATCAAAGCAAAAGTATAAAATAGTGGTGGGAACAGGTAATTTCACAATTAGATCTCAAGAAAGAAATCTTTTCTCTGATATAAAATATTTTTCTATACGCCTATATTCTAGATCTATTGGTCTCTTACTAGACAGGTCAAGGGTTTCCAAACTACTATTGAGATATTTTAAAAGACCAGTAGCTCTTGGTGAAAGTGCTAAAAAAGTACATTATAGGCGAGAAATATATCCAGAGAAAGCAGTGAGTAAAAAGTGTGTATGCTTTCCAAGAGGTATGGATATATCAGAAGACCATCCGGGCACTTCACGGACCGAATCATTTGATTATTTTTTTTGTCATGGTGAGTTGGATTATACAACTATATCTAAAAAAACGAATAAACCAGCGTTTATAATTGGTTATCCTCGATATGATGACATATTTGATGTTTCTAATAATTTTTATAATGAGTTGGTTGATGAGTTTCAACTTGATAGAAAAAAAGAGTTGATCTATTGGATGCCATCACGTGTTGATTGGCAAGAAAAACCTGATGGAAATATTCTTCTCTGGGCTCCTGAATTATCCAAACTACAAGAAAGGTATAATATCATCTGCCGCCCACATCCTCATCGGACTCGAGATAACCCATTGCTTGTGCAAAAGTTGAAAGAGTATGGCTTTTTCGTTGATATAAAAAGCAGTCGTAATTTGACTCAAATATATTCAGCCTCTGACTACATTTTTGCAGATTATGGAGGATCAATATTTAGTGCAATTTATTGTGGGTGTAAGCTAGTCTTACTCAATCTACCCGAGCAAAATAAATATGTTGGGAAAGGACTTGATTTTGTTATGAGGGATTATTTACCCAATTTTAATTTACTTGACTATGATAATAATAAAATCTCTACGACCCTTTTTCATAATAATTGTCAAATATGGAATAGACATGATGTAGAACAAAAAAAATTGCGTGAATACATATTTGGATGTTCATTAAAAACACCTGGCTCGATTATAGTATGCAATAAACTACGAGAGTTATTAATGGACAATTAATATTTGGTCAAAATAAACAAATTTAATTTTTAAAATTAATTAATGAATGGGGGAAAGGTTGTGGAGAGCGGCTCACACAAGGAGTTTATGGAGAGGAAGGGGTGAAAAATTGGCTTTAAAACGTTTAATTAATAAGTCTCAAAAAATTCTTAATGAAGAGGGTTTCTTCTCATTATTGATAAAGGTAATAATGACTCTTGTTTATATAATAAAGGAATTTAGATATAGATCCAGAATATTCTGGATAGATTTTAATAATAAAATACATTACGGTTCTTCAGCACCTAAGTATGCTGAAAGAATTTGGATTTATCCACGAAATATCAAGATGGTTATTACAAGTCCGGTTTTAAATGGACGAAGAGACTCAGGTGAAGTGATTAAAGATAATTGGCCACTTGAACATGCAATTCCTCTCTCTAAATTTCCAAAAATCAAATTTTCTATTGACCATTGGACTAATAATATTTCATGGGAAGAAACTGGATTATTTGATTTTATGTATGAGCTGATTGACAAAATACCCGGTGCTGATGGGTGTTATGATAAAAAAGATATCATATGTCGTTATGAAAAGCTCGATGAAATTTTCAAACAAATTAAAGAAGAGGGACGACTGCGAACAATGGAGGAAATATACCCCAATAACTTTCGAGAATTGGGTGGGGTTTTAATACACGTTGGACCTTATGGTGAGCCTTTTTTTGGTGGAGGGGGATGTCACAGATTTGCAATTGCATATATTTTAAATCTACCTATCCCTGCTCAAATTGGTTGTGTACATGTAAGTGCTCTTCCATATTTAGATGCTCTTAGATGTGAAAAAGAGTGTATGAATGATCGCTCAGATATAAATTACTCTCACGTATCATCGTAACAAAGAAGCCAATCCAACTTCAACAATTTACAAAAAAAGAGATGTTAGATCATGTTCAACAACAAATCAATCCTTATCACTGGGGGCACCGGCTCCTTCGGCAAGCAGTTCACAAAGACCATTCTGGAGCGGTATGATCCAAAGAAAGTGATAATCTTCTCCCGTGACGAGCTGAAGCAGTTCGAGATGAGCCAGATCTTCAATCAGGACTGCATGCGCTACTTCATCGGCGACGTCCGCGATCGCGACCGCCTGATTATGGCGATGCGGGGCGTGGATTATGTGATCCACGCCGCCGCCTTAAAGCAGGTGCCGGCCGCAGAATATAATCCGATGGAGTGCATCAAGACGAATGTCTATGGTGCAGAGAATGTGATCCACGCGGCGCTTGCTAATAAGGTGCATAAGGTGATTGCGCTCTCGACAGATAAGGCGGCAAACCCGATCAACCTCTATGGAGCAAGCAAGCTCGCCTCCGATAAGCTCTTTGTGGCAGCAAATAATATCGCCGGGCAGGATCCGACTCGGTTCTCGGTGGTGCGATATGGGAATGTGGTTGGGTCACGGGGATCGGTCGTGCCGTTCTTCAAGAATCTCATCCAGAATGGCACCGATCACCTCCCAATCACCGATGAGAGGATGACCAGGTTCTGGATTACCTTACAGGAGGGGGTTGATTTTGTGCTGAAGAGCTTTGAGCGGATGCAAGGGGGTGAACTCTTTATCCCGAAGATTCCATCAATCAGGATCGTGGATCTAGCAACTGCAATGGCACCGAATCTCCCGCAACGGATCATCGGGATCCGGCCTGGAGAGAAGCTGCATGAGGTGATGTGCCCAAGGGATGATTCGCATCTAACGCTTGAGTTTGATGATCATTATGTGATCCAACCGACTATTCAATATTCATATGAGGTAAATTTTACAACAAACAAACAGGGAGAGGCAGGTCATCCGGTTGATCAGGACTTTGAATACAATTCCGGGAAGAATCCCCATTTCCTCACCATTGATGAGATCAAACATATCAACTATATCTCCGGGCTAGTATGATCCCGTACGGACGGCAGGATATCAGGCAGGAGGATATCGACGCGGTTGTCGAGGTTCTACAGTCAGATTTCATCACCCAGGGACCGGTCGTGCCTCGGTTTGAGGAGGCGGTGGCATCAAAGGTTGGTGCCAGATATGGTGTGGCGGTAAATAGCGGCACTTCAGCTCTTCATGTAGCATGCCTTGCGCTTGGGCTTGGACCGGGGAATCGATTATGGACGAGCCCGATCACCTTTGTTGCATCTGCTAATTGTGCTATTTACTGTGGTGCTCAGGTTGATTTTGTAGATATTGATCCTGTCACCTACAACCTCTCTCCTGAAGCACTGGAGAAGAAACTTTCTGATGCAGATGAGAAAAGTT encodes the following:
- a CDS encoding PHP domain-containing protein, with the translated sequence MKNRLDRWIFGKEQEILALETDGPPPKYADLHLHTTASDGTLTPRELVIAAKDAGLSTIAITDHDTIDGIEEACRAGREFDLEVIPGIELSTIDGKKEIHILGYFIDPTNCSLNAIIQKMIDARENRAVRMVEKLNELGIEITVERVREISGTTFIGRPHIARVMQEMGYIEEQSEAFTTEYIGSGGRAYIERFKITPADAISLIHEAGGVAVLAHPGYLGDRSTLGEEDIARYVGLGLDGVEVYYAKHTEEQVEYYKGLALTYGLMMTGGSDFHGGDGESIGW
- a CDS encoding CDP-glycerol glycerophosphotransferase family protein; this translates as MLINRIGFFLIDPRQIDYYNNIFKNLERDEFEIIVNDLASSNEKNEILKYISDYGYNFKNLSDLLRSKQKYKIVVGTGNFTIRSQERNLFSDIKYFSIRLYSRSIGLLLDRSRVSKLLLRYFKRPVALGESAKKVHYRREIYPEKAVSKKCVCFPRGMDISEDHPGTSRTESFDYFFCHGELDYTTISKKTNKPAFIIGYPRYDDIFDVSNNFYNELVDEFQLDRKKELIYWMPSRVDWQEKPDGNILLWAPELSKLQERYNIICRPHPHRTRDNPLLVQKLKEYGFFVDIKSSRNLTQIYSASDYIFADYGGSIFSAIYCGCKLVLLNLPEQNKYVGKGLDFVMRDYLPNFNLLDYDNNKISTTLFHNNCQIWNRHDVEQKKLREYIFGCSLKTPGSIIVCNKLRELLMDN
- the pseB gene encoding UDP-N-acetylglucosamine 4,6-dehydratase (inverting) encodes the protein MFNNKSILITGGTGSFGKQFTKTILERYDPKKVIIFSRDELKQFEMSQIFNQDCMRYFIGDVRDRDRLIMAMRGVDYVIHAAALKQVPAAEYNPMECIKTNVYGAENVIHAALANKVHKVIALSTDKAANPINLYGASKLASDKLFVAANNIAGQDPTRFSVVRYGNVVGSRGSVVPFFKNLIQNGTDHLPITDERMTRFWITLQEGVDFVLKSFERMQGGELFIPKIPSIRIVDLATAMAPNLPQRIIGIRPGEKLHEVMCPRDDSHLTLEFDDHYVIQPTIQYSYEVNFTTNKQGEAGHPVDQDFEYNSGKNPHFLTIDEIKHINYISGLV